The bacterium genome includes the window AACCACCAAAAGGAATAAAGAGCCTAAAGAAATAATCTTCAACCCCAGCATGACCAGAAGAATCCCCAAAATCAAAAATAAGGACATTATAATATTGGAAACTTTCACGTCGACATCCCCTCTCGCTCCAAAAAAATACATTTCAAATGATAATTCAATCAATCCCAAGTAATAATTTAAATTTTAGATTTATTATTATATAATTTTCAGTCAAGAATTGTAAGGAGAATATTTAGTAAGATAAAAATCCGGCAGATTGTAACTCATATTGCAACATTATTAATTTTTAGAAAAAAGAATATTTTTCTTCTCTCTAAAGACTTTATCATAGCATTAATAGCACAAAAAATCGTCACCCCGGACTCTTGCCCGGCGTATGCCGGGTGATCACTTTGTTTATTAGCAAAGTCCTGGATCCCGGCTTAATGATTGCCGGGATAACAACGCAAGGAGCCTCCTTTTAATAACAAGACCTCTATTACCTTTTCGTCAAACTGTTGCACTTGTGGTTACAATTCACCAGTAAGATAAAAATCCCCAGGCTTACCCGACATTCGCCCCCGCATACGCGGGGCAGGCGTAAAACGAAAAGGGTCTGCTGTAATCATTGCGCATTCGCCCCCGCATACGCGGGGCAGGCTGGGCAAGTGCGCCGGGCAGACTGCCTGGGGGTTTTTATTCTTTTGGTATCCATTCCTTGACAAACCCGGACACTTACCTTATTATACTGACTCGCCAGTCAGTATAATAAGGAGTTTTCATGCAAAGTGTCCAAACGCGCGGACGTCCACGCCAGAACCCCGCCATACGAAAAAATCAAATTTTAACCGCTGCCATCAAACTTTTTGCGGAAAAAGGCTACCACCCGGCTGATTTGCAGGAACTCGCAAATAATCTCGCGATTGCCAAAGGTACGATTTATCTTTATTTCCCTTCTAAATATGATCTGTTTCTGGCCGCCGTGGAACATGCGGTAAAAAAACTTGCGCTACAAATTACTACCGAAGTTGATAACGTTGATGCACCGGATGATAAAATCCAGGCCATGGTGCGGGCGTATTTCAGTTTTTTTGATCATGATTCTCTCTTGGCCGAAATTATGGTAATCGGAAGAGGCGAAGTGCTCAGACATGCGGAAGCGGTTTATATACGTATTTTTAGAAAAAATCTCCAATATATTGAATCCATTGTCGAAGCAGGAATTCAACAGGGTTGCTTTCGTACCGGCAATCCCAAGGAAACCGCCGTCATCATTTCCAACCTCCTGCATGGTACCATGTATATTCATGTTTTAAATAAACGAACAATCCATTCCAACGCAACCATTGAAGCAACCATTGCTTTCCTGCTTCAGGGTATTTTGAAATAACAAGGAGTACTTTTATGCTGTTTTCAAAACTTCCCCGTCTTACCATCGGTCGTATCAAAGCCAAAATCCCGATCATCCAAGGTGGTATGGGGGTCGGCATTTCCCTGGCAAACCTCGCTTCCGCTGTTGCCAATTGCGGAGGTATCGGGGTCATTTCCGCCACCGGAATCGGTCTCTTGCATCCTGATGCTTCCCGCAACTACCGTAAAGTAAACCTCATTGCGCTGCAAGATGAAATCCGCAAAGCCCGCTTAAAAACCAAAGGAATTTTGGGCGTCAATATTCTCATCGCCGCATCTGACTTTGCGGAACTGGCGATGACAGCCTTGAAAGAATCGATTGATCTCATTTTTTTAGGTGCCGGTTTGCCCCTCAAAAAACCCGATACCCTTTCCCGAACAAACTGGATAAAAATTCTTCAAAAAACCGTTCCGATTATATCCTCCGCCAGAGCTGTACGCCTTATTTGTAAACACTGGCAAAAACAGTATGGATTTATTCCGGACGCTTTTGTGGTGGAAGGACCCCAGGCAGGCGGACATTTGGGCTTTCGTAAAGAACAGATCGATCTCCCTCATTTCCAGCTGGAAAATATTTTAACCGAGGTCATCTCCGCCATCAAACCTTTTGAAACGGAATCCAAAAAACCCATTTCGATTATCACTGCCGGGGGTATTTATTCCGGCTCAGATATTTTCCGCCATATTCAATTAGGGGCACAAGGCGTTCAGATGGCAACGCGTTTTATCGCAACACAAGAATGTGATGCGTCGCTTTCTTTCAAAGAAGCATTCTTACAGTGCAAAAAAGAAGATTTGGTTCTCATCGACAGTCCGGTCGGATTACCGGGCCGGGCCATTCAAAATTCTTTTCTGCACAATGTTTCGCAGGGTAACCTGAATCCTATAAAATGTTCCTGGAAATGTTTGCGGACTTGCGACTATAAAAAGGCGCCATATTGCATCGCTCAAGCACTCCAGAATGCACAAGGCGGTCATTTAAATCGGGGTTTTGCGTTCGCTGGAACAAATGCCTACCGATTGGAAAAAATCACAACCGTCAAAGAACTGATCGACTCGTTGACAAAGGAATATGCACAAGAATTGGTTTATTTTCGCAAAAAGAAAAAAAGCGTCAAGCGTCCACGGCGTTTATCCAACCGCTATGTCACGCAAACGCCCGTAGTTTAGTAACTATTTCAACAAATCCGCGGCAGCATTTCCCCTTGGGGCATTTCTACCGCCCGTAACCCGCCGACCTGTGTTTGCAAAGAGACAAAACCAGGGTCCACCGCCTGAACACGACCTATCACCACAGCCTCTTTCCCCAGAGGATGTTGCTTAAGCTGAGTCACTACCCACGATGCTTCCTGCTCGGAGCAAATCACCAGGGCCTTTCCCTCATTGGCAACCATCAATGGATCAATCCCGAGAAGATCACACATACCGTGGACCGCTTTGCGAACCGGTAAGGCTTGCTCCATCAACTCGACACCCACTTGCGAGGCTTGTGCAATATCACACAGGGCGGCCGCCACCCCGCCACGGGTGGGATCACGCAGCACATGGACCGCATCTTTTTTTTCCAACACCGGCTTGATGAGATCCCAAAGCGGTGCCACATCGCTTTGCAACTCTGTTTTCAGGTTCAGACCCTCCCGCTGTCCCATCACCGCCATGCCATGGTCACCCATGGTCCCGGTCAGAATCACCACATCGCCCGGCCGGGCACAATGGGCACCCGGATTATCCGCGGTCACCGGCACACCAATACCCGATGTATTAATATACAATCCCTTGGCCTGACCTTTGCCCACCACTTTGGTGTCCCCGGTAACCAAGGTCACACCGGTTTGCTGCAGCACTTCAGAAAAAGACCGTATAATTTTTTCCAACTCAGAAATCAACATGCCTTCTTCAAGAATCAACCCTAAGCTCATATGCCGGGGTTGCGCCCCTTGCATCACCAGATCATTGATGGTGCCGCAGGCCGCCAACCGGCCG containing:
- a CDS encoding TetR/AcrR family transcriptional regulator; translation: MQSVQTRGRPRQNPAIRKNQILTAAIKLFAEKGYHPADLQELANNLAIAKGTIYLYFPSKYDLFLAAVEHAVKKLALQITTEVDNVDAPDDKIQAMVRAYFSFFDHDSLLAEIMVIGRGEVLRHAEAVYIRIFRKNLQYIESIVEAGIQQGCFRTGNPKETAVIISNLLHGTMYIHVLNKRTIHSNATIEATIAFLLQGILK
- a CDS encoding nitronate monooxygenase, giving the protein MLFSKLPRLTIGRIKAKIPIIQGGMGVGISLANLASAVANCGGIGVISATGIGLLHPDASRNYRKVNLIALQDEIRKARLKTKGILGVNILIAASDFAELAMTALKESIDLIFLGAGLPLKKPDTLSRTNWIKILQKTVPIISSARAVRLICKHWQKQYGFIPDAFVVEGPQAGGHLGFRKEQIDLPHFQLENILTEVISAIKPFETESKKPISIITAGGIYSGSDIFRHIQLGAQGVQMATRFIATQECDASLSFKEAFLQCKKEDLVLIDSPVGLPGRAIQNSFLHNVSQGNLNPIKCSWKCLRTCDYKKAPYCIAQALQNAQGGHLNRGFAFAGTNAYRLEKITTVKELIDSLTKEYAQELVYFRKKKKSVKRPRRLSNRYVTQTPVV
- the hypE gene encoding hydrogenase expression/formation protein HypE, with product MPDEMILLAHGGGGVQTQRLIKDLIFKYNDNPILHKMDDSACLTLPGKDLVFTTDSYVVDPIFFPGGDIGRLAACGTINDLVMQGAQPRHMSLGLILEEGMLISELEKIIRSFSEVLQQTGVTLVTGDTKVVGKGQAKGLYINTSGIGVPVTADNPGAHCARPGDVVILTGTMGDHGMAVMGQREGLNLKTELQSDVAPLWDLIKPVLEKKDAVHVLRDPTRGGVAAALCDIAQASQVGVELMEQALPVRKAVHGMCDLLGIDPLMVANEGKALVICSEQEASWVVTQLKQHPLGKEAVVIGRVQAVDPGFVSLQTQVGGLRAVEMPQGEMLPRIC